Proteins from one Bartonella sp. HY328 genomic window:
- the pip gene encoding prolyl aminopeptidase, translated as MSLDCLYPEIEPFHQEMLKVSKIHSLYVEQCGNPDGKPVIMLHGGPGTGITKTLRRLHDPQKYRIILFDQRGCGQSTPYAELRENTTWDLVGDMEKIRIHLGVDQWQVFGGSWGSTLALAYAQTHPDYVSSLIIRGIFMLRRFEVEWFYQRGASLIFPDRFEAFRDHIPLEEQGDMIAAYYRRLTSNDKNVQLAAAKLWGQWEGSAINLLPNPEQVAAFSNDDFVIAFSRIESHYFQNRGFWKKDDQLLEDVDKIRHIPAIIIHGRYDMCTPFINAWQLKQKWPEAELHIIEDAGHAVNEPGIAKALIAATKRFG; from the coding sequence ATGAGCCTTGATTGTCTTTATCCTGAAATAGAACCTTTTCATCAAGAGATGCTAAAAGTTTCAAAGATTCATAGTCTTTATGTTGAGCAATGTGGTAATCCTGATGGGAAGCCAGTGATTATGCTGCATGGCGGACCGGGGACTGGTATTACAAAGACCTTGCGCCGTTTACATGATCCGCAAAAATATCGTATCATTTTGTTTGACCAACGCGGCTGCGGACAATCAACCCCCTATGCCGAATTGCGGGAAAATACCACTTGGGATTTGGTTGGCGATATGGAAAAAATCCGTATCCATTTGGGCGTTGATCAATGGCAAGTGTTTGGAGGTTCTTGGGGTTCAACCCTTGCTCTTGCTTATGCGCAAACCCATCCAGATTATGTGAGTTCGCTGATCATACGCGGCATATTCATGCTGCGTCGTTTTGAGGTGGAGTGGTTTTATCAACGTGGTGCAAGCCTTATATTCCCGGATCGTTTTGAAGCCTTTCGCGATCACATCCCATTAGAAGAGCAGGGCGATATGATTGCAGCCTATTATCGGCGCTTAACCAGTAATGATAAAAACGTGCAGTTAGCTGCGGCTAAGCTTTGGGGGCAATGGGAAGGATCGGCAATTAATTTATTGCCTAATCCAGAACAGGTTGCAGCTTTTAGCAATGATGATTTTGTGATTGCTTTTTCGCGTATTGAAAGCCATTACTTTCAAAATCGTGGTTTTTGGAAAAAAGACGATCAGTTGTTAGAAGATGTTGATAAAATCCGGCATATTCCAGCAATCATCATTCACGGTCGCTATGATATGTGTACGCCTTTCATCAATGCATGGCAGTTGAAGCAAAAATGGCCAGAAGCTGAATTGCACATCATTGAAGATGCAGGTCATGCCGTGAATGAACCCGGTATTGCAAAAGCACTCATTGCAGCAACAAAACGATTTGGGTAA
- the glmU gene encoding bifunctional UDP-N-acetylglucosamine diphosphorylase/glucosamine-1-phosphate N-acetyltransferase GlmU gives MSRSCLSVVLGAGEGTRMKSSLPKVLHKIAGLPLIGHVVQAMEKAGSNQLAVVVGRGAQDVQDFVSTLTPNAAFFEQKERLGTAHAALAAREILAKNYDDVLIVFGDTPLIQAEALSLARQELKAGADIVVMGFYSETPHGYGRLIIENGKLQAIIEEKDATSEQKKIKFCNGGLMAVNGKHALSLLEKIENNNAKGEYYLTDIVALGAKAGLDVRAIEIPFDNVIGINNRLELSQAEQIWQQRCRKAMMLDGVTMQAPESVYFSFDTKIAADVEIEPNVVFGPKVEVSSGAIIHSFSHLEGAFIGEKASIGPFARLRPGAKLGAKSRVGNFCEIKNAQIGVDAKVNHLSYIGDAEIGARANIGAGTITCNYDGFNKWQTKIGDAAFIGSNSALIAPVVIGDGAYVGSGSVVTDNVPSDALALARARQVNKEDKAKSLRAYFSSLKAQK, from the coding sequence ATGTCACGTTCTTGCTTATCTGTTGTTTTAGGTGCGGGTGAGGGTACTCGCATGAAATCCAGTTTGCCAAAAGTTTTGCATAAAATTGCAGGATTGCCGCTTATTGGGCATGTGGTTCAGGCTATGGAAAAGGCAGGCTCTAATCAGCTTGCTGTTGTAGTGGGACGTGGCGCGCAAGACGTGCAGGATTTTGTATCTACCTTAACGCCCAATGCAGCCTTTTTTGAGCAAAAGGAACGGCTTGGTACAGCCCATGCTGCATTGGCGGCTCGTGAAATATTGGCTAAAAATTATGACGATGTTTTGATTGTATTTGGTGATACACCATTAATTCAAGCGGAAGCTTTAAGCCTTGCGCGTCAAGAGCTTAAGGCGGGTGCTGATATTGTGGTGATGGGTTTTTATAGTGAGACACCTCATGGTTATGGTCGATTAATTATCGAAAACGGTAAACTACAAGCCATTATAGAAGAAAAAGACGCAACCAGCGAACAAAAGAAAATAAAATTTTGCAATGGTGGTTTAATGGCTGTTAATGGCAAGCATGCCCTGTCATTATTGGAAAAAATAGAAAATAATAATGCCAAAGGCGAATATTATTTAACCGATATTGTTGCGCTTGGAGCAAAAGCTGGCCTTGATGTTCGCGCCATTGAAATTCCGTTTGATAATGTCATTGGTATTAATAACCGCTTGGAACTAAGCCAAGCCGAGCAAATTTGGCAACAACGCTGCCGCAAAGCTATGATGCTTGATGGTGTTACCATGCAGGCACCTGAAAGCGTATATTTTTCTTTTGATACCAAAATTGCGGCAGATGTCGAAATTGAGCCAAATGTAGTCTTTGGCCCTAAAGTTGAAGTTTCATCGGGAGCTATTATTCATAGCTTTTCCCATCTTGAGGGCGCATTTATTGGTGAAAAAGCGTCTATTGGCCCATTCGCGCGGCTTCGACCGGGTGCAAAACTTGGCGCAAAGTCACGCGTTGGCAATTTTTGCGAAATTAAAAATGCGCAAATCGGTGTGGATGCTAAAGTTAATCATCTTAGCTATATTGGAGATGCCGAGATTGGTGCGCGCGCTAATATTGGTGCGGGTACAATTACTTGCAATTATGATGGCTTTAATAAATGGCAAACAAAAATTGGCGATGCCGCATTTATTGGTTCAAATAGTGCATTAATTGCACCTGTTGTCATTGGTGATGGTGCTTATGTTGGATCGGGCAGTGTGGTTACCGATAACGTGCCATCCGATGCTTTAGCTTTGGCAAGGGCACGACAGGTTAATAAGGAAGATAAGGCTAAGTCATTGCGTGCTTATTTTTCATCATTGAAAGCGCAAAAATAA
- the prfB gene encoding peptide chain release factor 2 (programmed frameshift) has product MRAEIETLVDEIRQAISLLRRHLDWDQSLKRLEYLNQQAEDPSLWNDPQKAQDLMRERQRLEESIAGIRLLSQTLDDSVELIAMGEEEGDASIIKDAEEAIKGLKQEIDKRQIDMLLSGEADANDTYLEVHAGAGGTESQDWANMLLRMYTRWADQHGMKVDIMEVHDGDEAGIKSATILVKGHNAYGMLKTESGVHRLVRISPYDSNARRHTSFASIWVFPVVDDNIEVEVSESDVRIDTYRASGAGGQHINTTDSAVRITHIATGIVVQCQAERSQHKNRAAAWSMLRARLYEEELKKREEVANATEASKTDIGWGHQIRSYVLQPYQLVKDLRTGVESTDPQDVLNGNLDAFMEAALAQRVHGGGEDVADID; this is encoded by the exons ATGCGTGCAGAAATTGAAACATTGGTAGATGAAATTAGGCAGGCCATAAGCCTGCTGAGGAGGCATCTT GACTGGGATCAGTCATTAAAACGCCTTGAATATTTAAATCAGCAAGCAGAAGATCCTTCGCTTTGGAATGACCCACAAAAGGCGCAAGATTTGATGCGTGAGCGCCAACGGCTGGAGGAATCAATAGCTGGTATAAGGCTATTAAGCCAAACCCTTGATGATAGTGTTGAGCTTATCGCCATGGGAGAGGAAGAGGGTGATGCTAGCATTATCAAAGATGCAGAAGAAGCTATTAAGGGTTTGAAGCAGGAAATTGATAAGCGACAAATTGATATGCTGCTTTCTGGCGAAGCTGATGCTAATGATACCTATTTGGAGGTTCATGCTGGGGCAGGTGGTACTGAAAGTCAGGACTGGGCCAATATGCTGCTGCGTATGTATACGCGTTGGGCAGACCAGCACGGCATGAAGGTCGATATCATGGAAGTTCATGATGGCGATGAAGCTGGTATTAAGTCAGCAACTATCCTTGTTAAGGGCCATAATGCTTATGGCATGCTTAAAACAGAATCAGGCGTGCATCGTTTGGTGCGTATTTCACCTTACGATTCTAATGCACGCCGGCACACGTCTTTTGCAAGTATTTGGGTTTTTCCCGTTGTTGATGATAATATCGAGGTGGAAGTTTCCGAATCTGATGTTCGCATTGATACCTACCGCGCATCAGGTGCTGGTGGTCAGCATATTAATACCACAGATTCTGCTGTGCGTATTACTCATATTGCAACGGGTATCGTTGTGCAGTGTCAGGCCGAGCGTTCGCAACATAAAAACCGTGCTGCGGCATGGTCAATGTTACGCGCTCGACTTTATGAAGAAGAGCTGAAAAAGCGCGAAGAAGTTGCCAATGCAACTGAGGCCAGCAAAACTGATATTGGTTGGGGGCATCAGATCCGTTCTTATGTTTTACAGCCATATCAATTGGTCAAAGATCTGCGTACGGGTGTTGAAAGTACCGATCCGCAAGATGTTTTAAATGGCAATCTCGATGCTTTCATGGAGGCTGCACTTGCGCAACGTGTGCATGGCGGCGGTGAAGATGTCGCAGATATTGATTAA
- a CDS encoding penicillin-binding protein 1A, which yields MSRKFRKILGYTVTSALTLAILGLGCATAYVNEVSDELPNYEVLEKYEPPVMTRVHAADGGLMAEFSNQRRLYLPIQAVPDRVKAAFISAEDKNFYNHFGLDPEGLARAVVNNMKNMGSGRRPEGASTITQQVAKNFLLNSDATMQRKVREAILAMRIEKAYSKDHILELYLNEIYLGKGAYGIAAAALTYFDKSINELSLEQIAYLASLPKGPSNYDPFTHTERALERRNWVIDRMVENGYVDAADGEAAKQKPLGVTLRSKDSYIFGADYFSEEVRRQLMARYGSNTLYEGGLSVRATLNPQLQIYARNALQSGLVKFDQNFGWRGAYKKISLAGDWGIALGEIPAFSDVPEWQLAVVLSADNNSVQIGLQPERELSNALSPQRVKATISAADMKWAYRLIDGNGRRSTAKSPAGVLEPGDVVFVEKKKGTDNAYQLRQPPRVQGALVAMEPVTGRVLAMVGGFSYSQSEFNRATQAYRQPGSSFKPFVYAAALDNGYTPASVVLDGPVAIDQGSGNIWRPKNYGGTFAGPSTLRYGIERSRNLMTVRLANDLGMPVVAEYAERFGIYDKMQPVLSMSLGAGETTVLRMVTAYSVLANGGRAIEPSMIDRIQDRYGKTIYRHDKRICKDCNVSVWDNQPEPELVDERDQVLDPMTAYQITSMMQGVVQRGTAARLNYLNRPIAGKTGTTNDSKDAWFVGFTPDIVVGVFIGYDNPRSLGFGGTGSALAAPIFGNFMEPAMKGKPKIDFKVPQGMSLIAIDRKTGMQAHAGDPNVMVEAFKPGTGPADVYQVIGGAESFKEGVRVPLMSPTVNDAIGRGSSGLY from the coding sequence GTGTCACGTAAGTTTCGAAAAATTCTGGGATATACAGTTACTTCAGCATTAACCCTTGCAATTCTTGGGCTGGGCTGCGCAACCGCTTATGTCAATGAAGTATCAGATGAACTTCCCAATTATGAAGTTTTGGAAAAATATGAACCACCAGTCATGACGCGCGTTCATGCAGCAGATGGCGGTCTCATGGCGGAATTTTCCAATCAAAGACGGCTTTACTTACCCATTCAGGCTGTTCCAGACCGTGTAAAGGCTGCTTTTATTTCAGCTGAAGATAAGAATTTTTATAACCATTTTGGGCTTGATCCTGAAGGTTTGGCGCGCGCCGTTGTCAATAATATGAAAAATATGGGGTCGGGCCGTCGTCCTGAAGGTGCGTCTACAATCACGCAGCAAGTTGCCAAAAACTTTTTGTTGAACTCCGATGCAACAATGCAACGAAAAGTGCGAGAAGCCATTCTTGCGATGCGTATCGAAAAAGCCTATTCTAAAGACCATATCTTAGAGCTTTATTTAAATGAGATTTATCTAGGTAAGGGGGCTTATGGTATTGCCGCCGCAGCTCTTACCTATTTTGATAAATCGATTAATGAACTTAGTTTGGAGCAGATTGCTTATCTTGCTTCTCTTCCTAAGGGGCCTTCAAACTATGATCCTTTTACCCATACAGAGCGTGCACTAGAGCGCCGCAATTGGGTTATTGATCGCATGGTGGAAAATGGTTATGTTGATGCAGCCGATGGAGAAGCTGCAAAGCAAAAACCGCTTGGTGTCACTTTGCGCAGCAAAGATAGCTATATTTTCGGTGCAGATTATTTTAGCGAGGAAGTGCGCCGGCAACTTATGGCGCGCTATGGTTCAAATACCCTTTATGAGGGCGGCCTTTCCGTCCGTGCCACCTTAAATCCACAATTGCAGATATATGCTCGTAACGCACTTCAAAGTGGTCTTGTTAAGTTTGATCAAAATTTTGGTTGGCGTGGTGCTTATAAGAAAATTTCATTGGCAGGTGATTGGGGTATTGCTCTTGGTGAAATTCCAGCTTTTAGCGATGTGCCAGAATGGCAATTAGCGGTTGTCCTTTCTGCAGATAATAACAGCGTGCAAATTGGTTTGCAGCCTGAGCGCGAACTTTCCAATGCTTTATCGCCACAGCGTGTAAAAGCAACGATTAGTGCGGCTGATATGAAATGGGCTTATCGCCTTATTGATGGCAATGGTCGTCGTAGTACAGCAAAAAGTCCTGCCGGCGTGTTAGAGCCGGGTGATGTTGTATTTGTTGAAAAGAAAAAGGGCACCGACAATGCCTATCAATTACGACAACCGCCACGTGTGCAGGGCGCGTTGGTTGCTATGGAGCCGGTAACTGGCCGTGTTTTAGCAATGGTTGGTGGTTTTTCTTATTCACAATCAGAATTTAACCGTGCAACGCAGGCTTACCGCCAGCCCGGTTCTTCTTTCAAACCTTTTGTTTATGCCGCTGCGCTCGATAATGGTTATACGCCAGCATCTGTTGTGCTTGATGGCCCCGTTGCAATTGACCAAGGCTCAGGCAATATTTGGCGTCCTAAAAACTATGGCGGTACATTTGCTGGACCATCGACACTGCGCTACGGTATTGAACGCTCGCGTAACCTTATGACTGTGCGCCTTGCCAACGATCTAGGCATGCCAGTGGTGGCTGAATATGCAGAGCGGTTCGGTATCTATGATAAGATGCAGCCCGTGCTGTCAATGTCGCTTGGTGCAGGTGAAACCACTGTACTTCGCATGGTAACGGCTTATTCTGTTCTTGCAAATGGTGGACGCGCGATTGAACCATCAATGATTGACCGTATTCAGGACCGCTATGGCAAAACTATCTATCGCCATGATAAACGTATTTGTAAAGATTGTAATGTGAGCGTTTGGGATAATCAACCTGAGCCAGAATTGGTTGACGAACGTGATCAGGTCCTTGATCCAATGACCGCTTATCAGATTACGTCGATGATGCAGGGCGTGGTACAACGCGGTACTGCGGCCCGTTTAAACTATTTAAACCGACCAATTGCTGGTAAAACTGGTACCACCAATGATTCCAAAGATGCTTGGTTTGTTGGTTTTACACCTGATATTGTTGTTGGTGTGTTTATTGGCTATGATAACCCACGCTCATTGGGCTTTGGCGGAACTGGTAGTGCTTTGGCAGCGCCAATTTTCGGTAACTTTATGGAGCCAGCTATGAAGGGTAAGCCGAAAATTGATTTCAAAGTACCGCAAGGTATGAGCCTTATTGCAATTGACCGTAAAACCGGTATGCAAGCCCATGCTGGCGACCCAAATGTAATGGTTGAAGCATTTAAACCTGGTACCGGCCCAGCAGATGTTTATCAAGTTATCGGTGGGGCTGAATCCTTTAAGGAAGGTGTACGCGTACCGCTTATGTCACCCACCGTCAATGATGCGATTGGCCGTGGTTCGAGTGGACTTTACTAG
- a CDS encoding phosphodiester glycosidase family protein, translating to MRLFYYGFFVIVVMALILSFMWFFNENRNNDIRQNSVEQNITTKDNDPIVGLLPQPDMVEQRNTPQDEETSKIVLPPPVIPVDERLKKQFCSTDSFEYKTYVVCRANPSLDRIELFLNGADGKPYKRFYRLENALNAENKTIAFAMNAGMYHADYTAVGLYVENGKELHSISTKDGPGNFHMKPNGVFFINNGKAGILDTDSFIARGLKPQLATQSGPMLVINNEIHHRFIPQSPYLEYRNGVGVTNDGEVIFIISEQKVNFDEMARFFRDKLKTPNALFFDGSISSLYSPELSRKDWWHGLGPIIAVTLDKND from the coding sequence ATGCGGCTATTTTATTACGGCTTTTTTGTCATTGTTGTTATGGCACTGATTTTGAGCTTTATGTGGTTTTTTAATGAAAATCGCAACAATGATATTCGGCAAAATAGTGTTGAACAGAATATTACGACCAAGGATAATGATCCAATAGTTGGTTTGTTGCCACAGCCAGATATGGTGGAACAGCGAAACACTCCGCAAGATGAAGAAACATCAAAGATTGTGTTGCCGCCACCAGTTATCCCAGTGGATGAACGTTTGAAAAAGCAATTTTGCTCCACGGATAGCTTTGAATATAAAACCTATGTGGTTTGCCGTGCCAATCCCAGTCTTGATAGAATTGAACTCTTTTTAAATGGCGCTGATGGTAAGCCCTATAAGCGGTTTTACCGGTTAGAAAATGCCCTAAATGCTGAAAATAAAACAATTGCTTTTGCGATGAATGCTGGCATGTATCATGCTGATTACACTGCTGTGGGGCTTTATGTTGAAAATGGCAAAGAACTTCATTCTATTTCCACCAAGGATGGTCCGGGTAACTTCCATATGAAACCCAATGGGGTCTTTTTCATTAATAATGGTAAAGCTGGTATATTGGATACAGATAGCTTTATTGCTCGTGGTTTAAAACCACAACTTGCCACTCAATCTGGACCGATGCTGGTTATTAATAATGAGATTCATCACCGGTTTATTCCGCAATCTCCCTACCTTGAATATCGCAATGGCGTTGGTGTTACGAATGATGGTGAAGTAATTTTTATTATTTCTGAACAAAAGGTCAATTTTGATGAGATGGCGCGTTTTTTCCGAGATAAGCTAAAAACACCAAATGCATTATTTTTTGATGGCTCAATTTCGAGTCTTTATTCACCAGAACTTTCGCGTAAAGACTGGTGGCACGGATTGGGGCCAATTATTGCTGTAACTCTTGACAAGAATGATTGA
- a CDS encoding cytochrome c biogenesis CcdA family protein — protein sequence MEVSFWGAFFGGILSFLSPCVLPLVPPYLCYMAGVSYEELRNKDKKVGFAIDKQILIPAIAFVLGFTLIFVLLGASASFIGYFLRRWQSEIAIGAGIIIIIMGLHFLGVFRIPLLLREARFQTKQTKSGPVGAFIMGLAFAFGWTPCIGPILMPIISIAAGSDTVWTGASMLAVYSLGLGVPFLIAAVFSAGFMSALASMRIHLGVVEKIIGVLLILAGLAFITGQMQNVSNWIIDTFPFLLKLG from the coding sequence ATGGAAGTATCATTTTGGGGGGCGTTTTTTGGGGGTATCTTATCCTTTTTGTCTCCTTGTGTTTTGCCGTTGGTTCCCCCTTACCTTTGCTATATGGCGGGCGTGAGTTACGAAGAGTTACGAAACAAAGATAAAAAAGTAGGCTTTGCTATTGATAAGCAAATTCTTATTCCTGCAATTGCTTTTGTTTTGGGTTTTACGCTTATTTTTGTGCTGTTGGGAGCAAGTGCCTCTTTTATCGGTTACTTCTTGCGGCGTTGGCAATCTGAAATAGCTATCGGTGCCGGTATTATTATCATTATTATGGGATTGCATTTTTTAGGCGTTTTTCGCATTCCACTATTGTTGCGTGAAGCAAGGTTCCAAACAAAGCAAACCAAATCAGGCCCAGTTGGTGCATTTATCATGGGCTTAGCTTTTGCTTTTGGTTGGACGCCGTGCATTGGTCCAATTCTAATGCCGATCATTTCAATAGCAGCTGGGTCCGATACCGTTTGGACAGGGGCGTCAATGCTTGCTGTTTATTCCCTTGGACTTGGCGTTCCATTTTTGATCGCTGCTGTTTTTTCAGCAGGTTTTATGTCAGCCTTAGCTTCAATGCGTATTCATCTTGGTGTTGTTGAAAAAATAATTGGTGTCTTGTTAATTCTTGCCGGACTTGCCTTCATTACTGGCCAAATGCAAAATGTGTCTAATTGGATTATTGATACATTTCCGTTTTTACTTAAATTAGGTTAG